Below is a genomic region from Candidatus Poribacteria bacterium.
GAATGACCATCCGTCGCGTCTCGCGGAAGCTGCCCGCGCGGAGCTCGTAGAAGTAGACCCCGCTGGCGACCCGCTCCCCGAGATCGTTCCTGCCGTCCCAATACGCCGCCTCGTCACGCGACGTGTAGTAGCCCGGCTCGCGGTAGCCCACGTCGAGCTTGCGGACCAGGGAACCCGCCACGTCGTAGACGCTCACCGTAACGGCGGAACCGTCCTTCAGCTCGAAGGGGATCCACGTCTCCGGGTTGAAG
It encodes:
- a CDS encoding T9SS type A sorting domain-containing protein, producing MPIFRHVFGKPSQTFVGQNYPNPFNPETWIPFELKDGSAVTVSVYDVAGSLVRKLDVGYREPGYYTSRDEAAYWDGRNDLGERVASGVYFYELRAGSFRETRRMVIHK